CGTGGTATGAACTTCACAACCCTGTAAATCCTTGAGTTTTTCCATCGCAAGCTGTGCTGCGGGATTTGATGCGGAACTTATACTCAACGCTATAAGCGTTTCTTCCAGGTCGAGGCTGACATTTTTTGCGCCTAATATAGTTTTTTTGAATTTACCTATGGATTCCAGGATGTTAGGCGATAATAAATGTATATTTTTAGGTATCCCCGCAAGTTTTTTTGTTGCGTTCAGTACAAGGCATGATGCTGCGTGCATCAACGCAGAATTTTTGCCGGTAACTACGGTACCGTCTTGCAGCTCAATCGCTGCACCGCAGTAAATACCGTTATGCCCTTTTTTCTTTGTTTCCGCATCTTTTGCAGCTTCACGTGCCGGTGCGACAACACTGCGGGCTTCAGGTTTCAGCCCGAGTTGTTCCATCAGCATTTCTTCACGCTGGACAGTATCTCTTTCTTCCAACCCCATAGCATACTCGCAACACGCACGGAAGTAGCGCCGTATAACTTCCTGTTTTGCCGCGTCCTTCACAATTTCGTCGTCAGTTATTCCGAAGCCTGCACGGTTGACACCCATATCCGTAGGTGATTTATACACATCTTTGGTACCCATTATTTTTTCTAGTATACGACGTATCACAGGAAATACTTCTACATCGCGGTTGTAGTTTATCAAGGTTTCCCCGTATGCTTCAAGGTGGTGAGAGTCAATCATATTAAAATCTTTGATATCCGCGGTAGCGGCTTCATACGCAACGTTGACCGGATGCTTAAGCGGGATGTTCCAGATAGGGAATGTTTCGAATTTAGCGTAGCCCGAGTTTTTGCCGTGCTGGTGGTCATGATAAAGCTGGGAGAGGCACGTGGCGAGCTTCCCACTGCCGGGGCCCGGTGCGGTGACAACAACTAACGGCTTATTTGTTTTTATATACGGATTAGCGCCGTACCCGTCTTTACTGACGATTGTGTCAATATCGGTTGGGTATCCTTTGATTGCGAAGTGAGTATATACGTTAACCCCGCGGCGTTCAAGTTTGGTTTTAAACAATTTCGCAGCGGGTTGGTTGCCGAACCGCGTGATTACAACCGCGAGGACGTTTATATCCCATTCTTTGAGGTCGTCAATAAGCTTCATAGCGTCAACGTCGTAGGTGATCCCGAAATCTGCACGGATTTTACGGCGTTCAATATCACCGGCGTAGATGCATAGTATGATATCCGCATTGTCTTTAAGTTTTTGGAGTAACCGCATTTTTACGTTGGGGTCAAAACCGGGTAGTACGCGCGCAGCATGGTAGTCATAAATAATTTTTCCGCCGAACTCAAGATAAAGTTTGTTATCAAACCTTTTTGCGCGTTCCATAATCGCTGCAGTTTGTTCGTTAAGGTATTTTTCGTTGTCAAACCCTGTTTTTCTCATCTTGGCATGCTCCTTCTTTTATTTTTTTTGTTTTAAACACATAAATTTGGTTTGCCAGGCGGTACCAACCCTGGACGCTGTTCTCGAGTTTGAAGTAGTGGATAATATAGGGAATCAGGAGTATAAAAAATAACGCGTCTACAATAATGAAGCCAGTATTTTTGGAGTAAAGAGTGAAAAATACTGTTAACAGAGACATTATGGCAAACGCGAGGGTTACTAATAAATGTATTAACCGTTCATGCTGCAGGTATTTTATCTGCTGGTTATGGAATCTGTAGAGCTCTTCCCAGTCGTATGCCGGGTCATAGTTTTCTATCAACGTGCGGATATGTGTTTCGTGTTTCTTCAAATATGCGTTCATATTTTTATCAAATAAATACCCCTTCAATTATGATAACGCCATTGTTTAAAAGTAATTATAGTACCCGTTTTCCTATGTTGCAACAATAATGTTAAAAATATTTATACTGAGTACAATTTTATATAATTATAAAATTAGAGCGCGGGTGTTGATTATACATAAGTTCATATCAGGAGATTTTCTGTATGCTATCAAAAAGGTTTCAGCAGTTTAAACTTGAAGCGGAGAAGGATGTAGGGAGTAAACAGCGGTATGACTTTCTGCTTGACCGCGCTGTATTGTTGACGGAAGGGTATAAGCTTAACACTGCCGTACCGTTCGAACTTAGACGTGCAAAAGCGTTGGCGTACCTCATAGCAAATACTAAACCGCGGATGGATGAATCATCAATTATTGCGGGGTATTACCCGCATGTAAACGGTATGATGATCGCATATCCCGAATTATTTGGGTCAGGGGTGAAAGATATAAATGATTATGTTTCGAAAAAACCATACAAAGGAAAACAAAAAGCGCAGCTTGTCGACGTTCTTGAGTTTTGGACACGGCAGGCGCCGGTGAGTTTAAATACTGCTATTTCTGATCCCAAAATAGGAAGTTATCGATATAACGGCATATTTATGGGTTCTGGTTGGTGTAACGGGCATTGTGTGCCGAATCACGAAAAAATTTTAAAGATAGGGTATTCCGGTGTAGCTAAAGAAGCAATTGCTGTAATTAAGAAATTAAAACCTGAAGCACCAGGTTTTTATGAGCATAAACTGTTTTTAGACGGGATTATCGATATTTGTAATGCTGTAAAAGTTTTTGGGGAGAACTATGCTGCGGAACTTGAACTACGTGCAAATAAATGTGGTGGTACAGAACGCCAGAGGTTGTTAATACTTGCGGATACCTGCCGCCGGGTGCCGTACTATCCTGCGGAAAGTTTTATCGATGCTGTGCAATCATTATGGTTCCAGCATATGATGATTACTATGGAAGACCAGCCTAACGCGCAATCACCCGGCAGGATAGACCAGTTTCTTTATCCTTACTTCAAAAAGGATAAGGTTGATGACGCGACAGCTACTGAATTAATGACAGACTTGTTTTTGAAATACTGGAAACCCTATGATGTGCAGAACACGATGGTTGGCGGGCAGAGGGTTGACGGTACTGACGCAGTAAATGAGTTGTCGTATATCACTCTAAAAGTGCTGAAGGATTTGCATATGATCCGCCCGGTATCCGTTAGATATCACAAGAAAACGGATTTCGGGTTAATTGAAGCTGCTGCGGATGTTATCTCTGACGGTATGGGTGTTCCCATGATGTTCAACGACGATATTATAATCCCGTCATTGCTGGATAAAGGTATTTCTTTGGAAGACGCGAGGGATTATGCGATTATCGGGTGTATTGAAGTGACTATCTCCGGGAAAGCCAACCCCCGAGCGGTGAGTCATTTAATGAACCTCGGAAAATGTTTTGAGCTCGCAATAAATAATGGTAAAGACATGCGTACTGGCGGACAGCTTGGAGTAGAAACCGGGTATCTATATAACTGTAAGAACTCTGCGCAGTTAATGAGAATATATAAGCAACAGGTTGAATATTTTGCGAAGTACGCGGTTGCAATGTCGAATACCGGCGAAAAAATTCAGGCGTCAACTTATCCTATGCCTATCCTCTCTGCGATGACGGATGATTGTGTATCCCGCGGGGTGGACATCACAAAAGGCGGAGCAAGGTATAACTACCATAGTACCTGCGGGATCGGTGTGCCAAATGTTGCGGACTCAATCGCTGCGGTTGATACTTTATGTTTTAAAACAAAAAAGTTGTCATTACGCAAGGTGTATAACGCATTAAAAAGTAATTATAAGGACACTGAACCTGTGCGCCTGTTGTTGCTAAACCACGCGCCAAAGTACGGTAATGATATTGACTATGTGGATAAGTACGCACGTGAAGTTGCGGGGCATTACTGCGACGTTATGAGTAAACACCGCAGCCCTACCGGGCAGTATTTTACGCACCTGTTTTCGTTCCGGTGGCACCTTGATCCGTGCGGGAAAAATTGCTGGGCAACGCCTGACGGGCGCAGGGCCGGTGATCCGCTGGCATACAGTATTTCCGCAACACAGGGACGGGATATTATCGGTGCGACAGCTGTGTGTAATTCAGTTGCAAAAATTGACCATCGGAAGTCCGCGGCAGGGACGTCGTTTATTATTGAACTTCATCCCAGCGTGTTTGATGATGATGGATACAAAAAAGTTGCGGCACTGATGAAAACCTTTTTTGATAACGGCGGGGGTCAGTTGCAGTTCAATGTTGCCTCCGCGGATACTTTAAAAAAAGCACAGGAGAAACCTGAGGATTATAAAAACCTTTTTGTCCGGGTATCAGGTTTCAGCAGCCAGTTTGTTACGCTTGATAAAGAAATGCAGGATCATATTATTGCACGGACTAAGCATAGAAGGTGAATAGGTAATACAATTTAAGTGGAGAAAGCCGTAATCTTTGATATCCAGCGGTTCTCGGTTCATGACGGGTACGGTATACGTACTACCGTATTTTTTAAGGGATGCACTCTTAATTGCGTATGGTGCCAGAACCCGGAATCGATTTCCGCGAAAAAACAGTTGTTGTTTCATTCCGAACTTTGTATTACCTGCGGTGCGTGCGCAATAATTTGTGGTAACGGGCATAAGATTTTACATAATAAACATGTATTCAATCGCAGGCCTTGTATATCGTGCGGGAAATGTACGTCCGCGTGCTTGACAAAAGCGTTGGTGGTTTCCGGGAAGGAAGTTACTGTAAACGATATCTGTGATGAAGTGGTGAAGGATAAAAAGTTTTATAGTTCTTCCGGTGGGGGTGTAACATTTTCGGGGGGTGAGCCTCTGGTATACTCATTGTTTATCCGCAGGGTAATGGATAAATTGAAGAAAGTAAAGGTCGGGGTTGCAATCCAAACCGCGGGGAATGTTAAATGGGAAAATATTGAACGCGTGATCGATGCTGATATTTTTATGTATGACCTTAAACTTATGGATCCCGGGCTTCATAAAAAGTATACAGGATATTCCAATGACCTTATACTCCAGAATCTCAGGAAATTATCTGCCCTGCGTAAAGTAGTTGTGCGGACACCGTTAATCCCCGGGATCACTGATACCAAAAAAAATGTTGCTGCTATAAAACGTTTTGTGTCTGCACTACCAAACGTTATAGAATTAAAGTTCCTGCCTTATAACGAATTCACGCCGGCAAAATATAATGCGTTAGGGCTTAAATATAAACTTCGCAGCATTTAATATTTCATAGTATTTACAAAAATATTTAAATGTGATATATTTTTTTATTATGAAAACGCCATATTATTTTATCGACGAAAATAAGTTGATGTATAATCTTCTTAAAATAGAGAAGTTGCGCAAACTTTCCGGGACAAAGTCAGTGCTCGCGCTTAAATGTTTTTCTACATGGTCAGTATTCAACCTTATGCGTAAGTATATGGATGGAACCACAAGTAGTTCGTTGTACGAAGCAAGGCTTGGGCATGAAAAGTTTGGGAAAGAAGTTCATGCGTACAGTGTTGCATGGAAGGATAACGAAATCAGTGAAGTAAAAAAGTATGCAAGTAAGGTTATCTTCAATTCTATTTCTCAATTAAACCGTTTTTATAGAGAAGTCAGGACGTTGCCTTTGGGTTTACGTGTGAACCCCGGGATTAGTTATTCGCATTTTGACCTTGCAAATCCTGTACGTAAATATTCGCGGTTAGGCGTGTGCAGTATTAATGATGTAGAACGCGTGCTTCCAAAAATATCCGGGTTAATGTTTCATTATAACTGCGAGAATAATGACTATAAAAACATCTGCCAAAACCTTAGTTTCATCGCGGATAAATACGGGAAAATACTGAAAAAACTTGACTGGGTAAGCCTTGGCGGCGGGTATTATTTTACGCAGAAAGGGTTCCCGCTTGAAAAGTTTGCACATAAACTCAAGGAGTTTAGCACAACTTTTGGTGTGCAGGTATACCTTGAACCCGGGGAAAGTTCTATCACTCAAAGCGCAGAGCTTGTCACTACAGTCGTAGATATTGTGCGTAACAAAAAAAGTGTTGCGATAGTCGACGCATCAACGGAAGCGCATATGCTTGACCTCCTGATCTACCGCATCCCGGCGAAGATGGAATACGGTATAAGTAAAACCGGAAAGCATAGGTACATCGTTGCGGGACGGTCATGTTTAGCGGGTGATATTTTTGGTGAGTACTCTTTTAAATCGCCGTTGCGGATAGGCAGTGAACTGCGTATTACCGACGCTGCGGGGTATACTATGGTGAAAAAAAACTGGTTCAACGGTTTACAAATGCCGTCGATTGTAGTGAAAAGGTTAAACGGTAAATTGGACATCATAAAAAGTTTTAGTTATAATGATTTTAAAGATAGTTTGTCGTAATATGAAACAAGGAGATTAAGTTTAGATGAGAAAGAACGTGTTGATCATCGGTGCGGGCGGTGTTTCGCATGTAGCAGCGCATAAGGCTGCAATGCATAACGACGTATTAGGCGATATCTGTATAGCGTCACGGACACAAAAAAAGTGTGATGCTATAATAGAAAGCGTTAACCGAAAAAATAATGTTAAGGATAAAAGTAAAAAACTGTATTCCCGCCAGGTCAACGCATTAGACGTAGCTGCAACAAGTAAGCTTATCAAAGAAACAAAATCTGATATCGTCCTTAACCTCGGGCAGGCGTATGTTAATATGTCAGTCCTTGAAGCATGTATCAATACCGGTGCGGTGTATATGGATACCGCAATACATGAAGATCCGGGTAAGGTATGCGAGGACCCGCCCTGGTACGCGAACTACGAATGGAAACGCCGTGACCGGTGTAAGGACAATAAGGTTACAGCAATCCTTGGGGTTGGGTTTGATCCCGGTATAGTCAACGCATGGTGCGCGCTTGCGGTAAAGCATTACTTCGACAAGATTGATACCATCGATATTATGGATGTCAACGCAGGTAGTCACGGTAAATATTTCGCAACAAACTTTGATCCTGAGATAAACTTCCGTGAGTTCAAAAAAGTGTGGACATGGATTGACCGTAAATGGGTGGAAGCTAAAGTACATGATGTGAAACGGTTCTACAACTTCCCGGTTGTCGGTAAACTGCCGATATATCTTAACGGCCATGACGAACTTCATTCGTTATCAAAAAATATTGATGCTAATAGTATCCGTTTTTGGATGGGTTTCGGGGATCATTATATTAATGTGTTCACAGTACTTACCAAGCTCGGGTTAACCTCCGAGAAACCGATTAAGACCGCGGAAGGTGTTGAGGTTATACCGCTGAAAGTCCTGAAAGCATTACTTCCCGACCCGTCGTCATTAGCGCCGGGGTATACCGGTAAAACGTGTATCGGTAATCTTATTAAAGGAACTAAAGACGGGAAACCTAAGAAAGTGTTTATCTACAATATCTGTGACCATGCGGAGTGTTATAAAGAAATTGAAGCACAGGCAATTTCGTATACTGCCGGAGTGCCGCCCATAGCTGCAGCGATGCTTGTCGCTAACGGTAAGTGGGATGTCAAACGTATGGTCAATGTTGAAGAACTTGACCCGGACCCGTTTATTGAACTGCTAAACGGTATGGGCTTACCAACAGAAGTGTTGGAGAACCCGCCTGAACAGGAAATGCCATAATATATTTTCTGTAGAGTGTTTATGTGCGTATCTTCAACGTAAACACAAGGTTTACCAGTGCGAGTACTGCGCCGCTGAGGAAAATGTATTCGTACCCGAACCGAGTCCATACAATACCGCCGAGTAATGCAACACTTATCGAGAATACGTGGTCAATCGACGTTCCTGCGGATAATGTTGCGGTAACGTCCTGCGGAGATAATGCTACTTTCTTAAGATACGTAGCGCGGGCCATACTCACAGACATTAGCAGCTGGTCTATGATATAACACCCGCTGATGATTGCCAGTGCAACACCATGGCTGAACATTTTACCTGCAAATCCATAGAATACGCAGACAAATACTGTCATCACGGTTTCTATAGAAAGGATCACGCGTTCACCGTACTTATCGATCCATCTCCCGAGTAAGGGTTTGAATACTATACCTATAATCCCGCCGATAGTGAGCAACGTTGCGATTGCCTGTGTTGGCTGCATATACACGGTGATCAATACCCACGGAGCGAAGGTCATGAATAACTGTTTTCTCGTGCCGAACATCACGGTTAGGATGTAATACAAATAGTACTCTTTCCGGTAAACAAGTTTTGTTTTAAACGGGACGGGCATATTTTTTTTCATCCCGAATATTAACCCCGCAGCGAGAAGCAGGAATACAGCGGAAATTATGAATGCCGTGGGAAAGTTTAACCTCAAATATTTGAACCCCAGAAAAATAAAGAAACTACCGGCAATCGCTGCGAAATTACCCGCACCCTGTAACTGCCCAAGCCGGCGGCCGGTCTTCCCATCCCTCGCGAGTTCCATCCCGATATCCGAGGTTAACGGCAAAAATATGTGCTGGCCTAAACTGAAGATAAACAGCCAGGCAAGCATTACAGAAAAACTTTTTGCTGTAAGGGCAATTAATAATATCCCGATGGCAGCAAGAACCTGTGATACCGCTGCCAAAGTGCGGTTACAAAAGAAAAATAGTAGTGCAGATATAAAAACTACCATCACACCGGGAAGTTCACGCGGGAGTTCAATCACTGTCCTCTGCAGGCTCGTGATAGCGTATTGTTCATTCAAGAAGTTGTTGAATGTAGACTCCACAATACTTGACGCAAAGCCAATGAATACAGTTGCCAGTAAAAATAGCCAGAAGTCGCGGGGTAATGATCTTGCTTTATCTTTAAACTGTTCAATATACTTTTTCAAAAAATAATCCTTATGTTCTGTTGATACTATAGTTTATAACAAAAAATGTGTTAAGTTGTTATAATATTGATTATGAATATATTTATCGTAGTTATAATTTTACTCTGTATCCCTGTTACGGGATATACCGCCACGTCAATCGATGCGGATAATACAAATATACAGTATATCGGCCGGATAGATTTTAGTAACCCAAAAAAACCTGCGTTTGACTGGTCCGGCGCGTATATTTACGCAAGGTTTACCGGTACCTCATGTAAGATCAGGGTACAGGAGCCAATGGCGGATTGTTGGTATAACGTTTTTGTTGATAACGCAGCGCAGCCGCTGGTTATTGGTTCGACAGTAGCAGCGGCAGTGGTATATCCTGTTGCCAGCGGGCTAGCGGATACCACGCATTCAATACTTATCACGCGAAGAAATGAAGCGTCACTCGGGAAAACACAGTTTCTCGGGTTTATCCTCGATACTGGGGAGGCATTACAGGCATGTCCCGCGCGTCCCACACGGAGGATTGAAGCAATCGGTGATTCAATCACCTGCGGGTATGGCAATATGGGCGCCGCGACGGATACTTTTAAAAAGTCTACGGAAAACAATTATCTTACTTACGAAGCAATAGCTGCACGGGCGTTAAACGCAGATTTTACAGTTGTTGCATGGTCAGGGAAGGGTGTTATACGCAACTACGACGATTCAGTAACGGCTTCCGCTACGCCATTACCTATGTATTATTACCGTACATTGGGGAATAGTGTTAATTCCTCAACCTGGACTTTTATACCTCAACCACAGGTTATTACGATACATCTTGGGACTAATGATTTCTCAACTAGCCCGAATCCCAGCCAAACACAGTTTGAGAACGCGTACCTCGCATTTGTCCAACAGATACGGTTAAGGAATCCTGATGCGCATATCGTATGTATTTACAGTACATTAATAAAAAGCGCGGTCAAGCCGTATATCCAGGATGTGGTAACACAATCGGGGGATAGTAAAGTACATTTCGCGGATCTCGGAGTTACGCTTAACTATCCCGCAGACTGGGGTGCCAGCGGGCATCCAAACGTAAGCGGGCATCAGAAAATGGCAAATGCGCTGGTACCGTTGATACAAAACTTTTTTGTTGCGGATTCAACTCCGGTTAATACCGCACCGGAAACGCCGTATACACTTACCGGCAGCAGTTATACTCTGACGAATACCACCTGCACGTTTAATACTGCCGCCACCGATCCTGATGGTGATAATGTGAAGTACCGGTACGACTGGGGTGACGGAACTACAACGGAGACTACACTGCAAACTTCTGGAGTAACGGTATCCGTACAGCATTCATGGCCCGCAATCGGGCAGTATAGTGTTAAAACAAAAGCTGTTGATGAGCATAACGAAGAATCCGCGTGGTCAGCTGTATTAACCGTGAGGGTATCTTCCGTAACGTATTACTGCACTCTCAGCACCTCAATAAACCAGGTTGAGTGGGGATACATAACAAAAACACCGGAGAAAAGTGTTTATATTAAAGGTGAACAATTACAACTTACTGCTGTCCCGTCTGAAGGTTATAGGTTCACGAGTTGGTCCGGCGGGGTGACGAGCGAAACAAATCCATTGACCTTAGCATTGGCTACCAATACCGCAGTAACCGCAAATTTTGAGATCATCATCCAAAGTACTTTTAGTTTAACCATAAATATATCCCCTACCGGTGCGGGGGCCGTTACAAAACAGCCGAATATGATACATTACTCATCGGGGACTACGGTAACGCTTACCGCAAAAGCGGCAGAGGGTTATGCTTTTAAAGAATGGGCCGGTGATGTTATGAGTACGTCTAATCCAGTAACGTTTAAGATGTCTTCCCCAAAAACTCTTACCGCCGTATTTGACGTGCGGGCGGTTGAGCAAGAAGATACTGTAAAACCTGCGGAAGTTCATATCGGTTCAAGCGGGGGTATCCGCAAAAAAATCGGTGAGTTAAAACAAAAAATGTCTTCCACAGGACAGTGATATGAACTTATACAAAAAAATATGTACTACCGCGGTTCTGGTGTATATCCTCGCAATCCCTTCTTCTGTGGTAGCTGCCTCAAAGATGGATCTCGGGGTAACATTAGGTACTTACGGTATCGGCGCAAAGGTTGGGTTTACCAATAATTTTGCAGCGGAACTACGGTATGCACTTGAACCAGATGTGCATAACACATCCTTCCGTGGATGTTATTTGTTCTTACAAAATAAGAATTTGTCACCGTTTGCCGGGGTTGAGTACGGGTTGATAGATTTTGTAGCGGAA
The Elusimicrobiota bacterium genome window above contains:
- a CDS encoding pyruvate formate lyase family protein yields the protein MLSKRFQQFKLEAEKDVGSKQRYDFLLDRAVLLTEGYKLNTAVPFELRRAKALAYLIANTKPRMDESSIIAGYYPHVNGMMIAYPELFGSGVKDINDYVSKKPYKGKQKAQLVDVLEFWTRQAPVSLNTAISDPKIGSYRYNGIFMGSGWCNGHCVPNHEKILKIGYSGVAKEAIAVIKKLKPEAPGFYEHKLFLDGIIDICNAVKVFGENYAAELELRANKCGGTERQRLLILADTCRRVPYYPAESFIDAVQSLWFQHMMITMEDQPNAQSPGRIDQFLYPYFKKDKVDDATATELMTDLFLKYWKPYDVQNTMVGGQRVDGTDAVNELSYITLKVLKDLHMIRPVSVRYHKKTDFGLIEAAADVISDGMGVPMMFNDDIIIPSLLDKGISLEDARDYAIIGCIEVTISGKANPRAVSHLMNLGKCFELAINNGKDMRTGGQLGVETGYLYNCKNSAQLMRIYKQQVEYFAKYAVAMSNTGEKIQASTYPMPILSAMTDDCVSRGVDITKGGARYNYHSTCGIGVPNVADSIAAVDTLCFKTKKLSLRKVYNALKSNYKDTEPVRLLLLNHAPKYGNDIDYVDKYAREVAGHYCDVMSKHRSPTGQYFTHLFSFRWHLDPCGKNCWATPDGRRAGDPLAYSISATQGRDIIGATAVCNSVAKIDHRKSAAGTSFIIELHPSVFDDDGYKKVAALMKTFFDNGGGQLQFNVASADTLKKAQEKPEDYKNLFVRVSGFSSQFVTLDKEMQDHIIARTKHRR
- the nspC gene encoding carboxynorspermidine decarboxylase, producing MKTPYYFIDENKLMYNLLKIEKLRKLSGTKSVLALKCFSTWSVFNLMRKYMDGTTSSSLYEARLGHEKFGKEVHAYSVAWKDNEISEVKKYASKVIFNSISQLNRFYREVRTLPLGLRVNPGISYSHFDLANPVRKYSRLGVCSINDVERVLPKISGLMFHYNCENNDYKNICQNLSFIADKYGKILKKLDWVSLGGGYYFTQKGFPLEKFAHKLKEFSTTFGVQVYLEPGESSITQSAELVTTVVDIVRNKKSVAIVDASTEAHMLDLLIYRIPAKMEYGISKTGKHRYIVAGRSCLAGDIFGEYSFKSPLRIGSELRITDAAGYTMVKKNWFNGLQMPSIVVKRLNGKLDIIKSFSYNDFKDSLS
- a CDS encoding DUF1846 domain-containing protein; this translates as MRKTGFDNEKYLNEQTAAIMERAKRFDNKLYLEFGGKIIYDYHAARVLPGFDPNVKMRLLQKLKDNADIILCIYAGDIERRKIRADFGITYDVDAMKLIDDLKEWDINVLAVVITRFGNQPAAKLFKTKLERRGVNVYTHFAIKGYPTDIDTIVSKDGYGANPYIKTNKPLVVVTAPGPGSGKLATCLSQLYHDHQHGKNSGYAKFETFPIWNIPLKHPVNVAYEAATADIKDFNMIDSHHLEAYGETLINYNRDVEVFPVIRRILEKIMGTKDVYKSPTDMGVNRAGFGITDDEIVKDAAKQEVIRRYFRACCEYAMGLEERDTVQREEMLMEQLGLKPEARSVVAPAREAAKDAETKKKGHNGIYCGAAIELQDGTVVTGKNSALMHAASCLVLNATKKLAGIPKNIHLLSPNILESIGKFKKTILGAKNVSLDLEETLIALSISSASNPAAQLAMEKLKDLQGCEVHTTHIPTPGDDAGLKKLGVNLTSDPQFSTTKLYES
- a CDS encoding MFS transporter, which produces MKKYIEQFKDKARSLPRDFWLFLLATVFIGFASSIVESTFNNFLNEQYAITSLQRTVIELPRELPGVMVVFISALLFFFCNRTLAAVSQVLAAIGILLIALTAKSFSVMLAWLFIFSLGQHIFLPLTSDIGMELARDGKTGRRLGQLQGAGNFAAIAGSFFIFLGFKYLRLNFPTAFIISAVFLLLAAGLIFGMKKNMPVPFKTKLVYRKEYYLYYILTVMFGTRKQLFMTFAPWVLITVYMQPTQAIATLLTIGGIIGIVFKPLLGRWIDKYGERVILSIETVMTVFVCVFYGFAGKMFSHGVALAIISGCYIIDQLLMSVSMARATYLKKVALSPQDVTATLSAGTSIDHVFSISVALLGGIVWTRFGYEYIFLSGAVLALVNLVFTLKIRT
- a CDS encoding glycyl-radical enzyme activating protein produces the protein MEKAVIFDIQRFSVHDGYGIRTTVFFKGCTLNCVWCQNPESISAKKQLLFHSELCITCGACAIICGNGHKILHNKHVFNRRPCISCGKCTSACLTKALVVSGKEVTVNDICDEVVKDKKFYSSSGGGVTFSGGEPLVYSLFIRRVMDKLKKVKVGVAIQTAGNVKWENIERVIDADIFMYDLKLMDPGLHKKYTGYSNDLILQNLRKLSALRKVVVRTPLIPGITDTKKNVAAIKRFVSALPNVIELKFLPYNEFTPAKYNALGLKYKLRSI
- a CDS encoding GDSL-type esterase/lipase family protein, yielding MNIFIVVIILLCIPVTGYTATSIDADNTNIQYIGRIDFSNPKKPAFDWSGAYIYARFTGTSCKIRVQEPMADCWYNVFVDNAAQPLVIGSTVAAAVVYPVASGLADTTHSILITRRNEASLGKTQFLGFILDTGEALQACPARPTRRIEAIGDSITCGYGNMGAATDTFKKSTENNYLTYEAIAARALNADFTVVAWSGKGVIRNYDDSVTASATPLPMYYYRTLGNSVNSSTWTFIPQPQVITIHLGTNDFSTSPNPSQTQFENAYLAFVQQIRLRNPDAHIVCIYSTLIKSAVKPYIQDVVTQSGDSKVHFADLGVTLNYPADWGASGHPNVSGHQKMANALVPLIQNFFVADSTPVNTAPETPYTLTGSSYTLTNTTCTFNTAATDPDGDNVKYRYDWGDGTTTETTLQTSGVTVSVQHSWPAIGQYSVKTKAVDEHNEESAWSAVLTVRVSSVTYYCTLSTSINQVEWGYITKTPEKSVYIKGEQLQLTAVPSEGYRFTSWSGGVTSETNPLTLALATNTAVTANFEIIIQSTFSLTINISPTGAGAVTKQPNMIHYSSGTTVTLTAKAAEGYAFKEWAGDVMSTSNPVTFKMSSPKTLTAVFDVRAVEQEDTVKPAEVHIGSSGGIRKKIGELKQKMSSTGQ
- a CDS encoding saccharopine dehydrogenase family protein, with protein sequence MRKNVLIIGAGGVSHVAAHKAAMHNDVLGDICIASRTQKKCDAIIESVNRKNNVKDKSKKLYSRQVNALDVAATSKLIKETKSDIVLNLGQAYVNMSVLEACINTGAVYMDTAIHEDPGKVCEDPPWYANYEWKRRDRCKDNKVTAILGVGFDPGIVNAWCALAVKHYFDKIDTIDIMDVNAGSHGKYFATNFDPEINFREFKKVWTWIDRKWVEAKVHDVKRFYNFPVVGKLPIYLNGHDELHSLSKNIDANSIRFWMGFGDHYINVFTVLTKLGLTSEKPIKTAEGVEVIPLKVLKALLPDPSSLAPGYTGKTCIGNLIKGTKDGKPKKVFIYNICDHAECYKEIEAQAISYTAGVPPIAAAMLVANGKWDVKRMVNVEELDPDPFIELLNGMGLPTEVLENPPEQEMP